The Carnobacterium divergens nucleotide sequence TACAACAGGTCGATCTTTATCGTCACTCACAGCAGAAATCACATTTCTTGGTTTGTACAGTAAAAAGTAAACCGGTTCTTCACGATCGATTGGAACACCATCTACTTCAATATTATCTGAGTTTCCAACTTGAACACCCATATCTGTTACAACTTTTCCATTCACTCTAACGTGCCCTTTTGCAATTAATTCTTCTGCTTTTCTTCGAGAAGCTACACCTGCGTGTGCCATTACTTTTTGTAAACGTTCCATTATTTTATCCCCTTTATTCTTCATTATTTAGTTGAAATTGCTGGTTAAATTTTTCAAAGAATAAATCTGATTCGCTTTCATCAGGACTTTGTTCTAATTCATCAATTGTTGGCAATTCTTTTATATCTTTTAAGCCGAAATAATCCATAAAATAAGCAGATGTCCCATATAAAATGGCTCTTCCGGGTCCATTAACTCGGCCTTTGTCTTCAATTAAACCTCTTAAAAGAAGCTTTTGCAAAGCTCCACTTGTTTGCACGCCTCTAATTTCATCAATCTCCATCCGTGTTAACGGTTGTTTGTAGGCAATAATCGCAAGTGTTTCTAACGCAGCTTGTGATAAATTTGTGGATAGCGGAGACACTGCATATTTTTTAATTAAATCAGCATATTCTTTTTTAGTAGCCAATTGATAATGATTTCCTACTTCTAGAAGCATTAAACCATTTGTTTTAGACTCAATGTATCGCTGTTGTAATTGCATTAATAATTGATAGGTGAATTGCGTAGATGCATCAAGTAGCGAAGCCATCTCCTCTAAAGATAACCCTTCATCTCCCGACACAAAAAGCAATGCTTCAATTGCTGCTATTTCATTCATTGTGACCTTCTCCTTGATTAACGGACTCTTGATTTTCAAACACTAAAATATCGCCGCAAATTTCGGTTTGATTGATTCGAATAGTTCCTTCTTTAATCAATTCTAGTAAGGCCATAAAAGTAGTTACTAGTTCTGACTTCGTTGCAACATCAAAAAGATCTTCAAATAATAACCCATTTCGACTTTTTTGATTCGTTAATTTCTTTAAAATCAACTTCATTTTGTCGTCAATCGTCATTTCCTCTGCTTTAATTTTAGTTTGCATTGGGATTTTACGATTCTTTTTAGTTAGCATTTCATGAAAAGCCATAAATAAATCAATTGTTGTGATTTGCTCTGATTTTAAAGGAACTTCCGTTTGTAAATGTTGTAAATTTGTCGGCGTTTTAGTGTAATAGTGACTCCGTTCTTCTTCTTTATCTTTTAGTACCGTTGCTGCATATTTGTATTTACGATATTCTAATAGTTGTTCAACAAGAGCATCCCGTGGATCTTCTCCATCTTCATAGAACGCTTCTTCTTCGTCATCTAAAACAAGTTCTTGTTTAGGCAACAACATTTTACTTTTAATCGCCATTAATGTAGCGGCCATCACGAGATAATCGCCGGCAATATCCAGCTCTAATTCTTTCATCGTATGAAGATACGCCAGGTATTGAGCTGTGACTTCAGCCATTGGAATATCGTAAATATCCAACTCTAATTGTTGAATTAAATGAAGCAACAAATCAAGCGGCCCTTCAAACACATCAATTTTCACATTAATTTCAGCCATTCATTGATTCGCTCCTTCAATCTAGTTTCTATTCACTTCTTTGTTGCTCCCATTTTGCTATAATTGGAGCGGTTTCTAACGTACCAATTATTTTTTTATCTGGTGCTTTTTGTTGAAGTTCGTTGATCATTTTATAACTAATTCCTTCTTTACGGTAAGAAGGATTGATTGAAATATGACGAAGCAAAACCATCTCATCACTTATTTCTACCCCTAAAACGGCAATAATATCTGCACTTTCTTCACTGCGCCATAAATACAGTCGACGATGCTCGTCCGCTTCATACCATTCAATTTCTGATTTCAAGCGACTCACATCTTTTAAGTCTGGAATAAAAGATAGCAGCCCCATCATGATTTTCTCGTAATCATTTTTATAACTAATTAGCATCGATGACCCTCCATTCATATCTATTCTGTTGGAAAAGGAATATCAAGTTGCATTACATCTGCATAAGTTTCCCGTCGAATTGCTAGAAAATCAACATTATTTTCCACGAATACAACGGCTGGCCGAGGAATTCGATTGTAATTACTCGCCATTGAATAGCCATATGCACCGGTGCTAAAGACAGCCAACACGTTTGGTTCTTGAACTTTAGGAAGAGGCAAGTCCCAAATCAACATGTCGCCAGATTCACAACATTTCCCTGCAATAGAATAGGTTGCTGTTGGTTGTTCTGTGGCGCGGTTTGCTAAAATGCCTGTGTATTTCGCGTCATAAAGAGCTGGACGGATGTTATCAGACATTCCACCATCAACGGCTAAATAGTTTCGCACGTTGGGAACTTCTTTTTGTGAGCCCGTTTCATACAAAGTCGTTCCCGCATCTCCGACTAAACTGCGTCCTGGTTCCAACCATATTTCAGGCATCGGAATGCCTAATTCAGTTGTTTTCAAAATAACTTCATCAATAATAGATACCATCAGTTCTGGAATTGCTAATGGTTGATCCTCTTTTGTATAGCGAATGCCAAATCCGCCACCTAAATTCAGCACACTTAAATGAAAGCCAAAAGCCTTTTGCCACTCAATTGTTTTTGAGAGTAGTTTATCAATTGCCATTAAAAAACCATCTGATTCAAAAATCTGTGAGCCAATATGACTGTGAAGTCCAATGAGTTCGATGTTTGATAAGTTCATCGCTTCAATGACTGCTTGTTCTGCTTGCCCATTCATTAAATCAAATCCAAATTTTGAATCTTCTTGTCCTGTTGAAATATAGTCATGTGTGTGTGCTTCTACGCCAGGCGTGACACGGATTAAAATCTTAACAGTGTGCTCTTTTTGACTCGCTAACTGATTCAATAACGTCAACTCATTGAAATTATCAACAACAAAGCACCCAATTTGGTAATCTAAGGCTGCGTTCATTTCCGTTTTGGTTTTATTGTTTCCATGAAAATGAATTTTTTTACTCGGAAATCCTGCTTGGATAGCCGTATATAATTCTCCGCCTGAAACCACATCAAGAGACATTCCTTCTTGAGCCATTAATTGATAAATCGCTAAACATGAAAAGGCTTTGCTAGCATAAGCTACTTGTGCATTGATTTGTTTACGTTCGAAAGTTTCTTTAAACTCTCGGCAGCGTTCTCGGA carries:
- the scpB gene encoding SMC-Scp complex subunit ScpB, producing MNEIAAIEALLFVSGDEGLSLEEMASLLDASTQFTYQLLMQLQQRYIESKTNGLMLLEVGNHYQLATKKEYADLIKKYAVSPLSTNLSQAALETLAIIAYKQPLTRMEIDEIRGVQTSGALQKLLLRGLIEDKGRVNGPGRAILYGTSAYFMDYFGLKDIKELPTIDELEQSPDESESDLFFEKFNQQFQLNNEE
- a CDS encoding segregation/condensation protein A; protein product: MAEINVKIDVFEGPLDLLLHLIQQLELDIYDIPMAEVTAQYLAYLHTMKELELDIAGDYLVMAATLMAIKSKMLLPKQELVLDDEEEAFYEDGEDPRDALVEQLLEYRKYKYAATVLKDKEEERSHYYTKTPTNLQHLQTEVPLKSEQITTIDLFMAFHEMLTKKNRKIPMQTKIKAEEMTIDDKMKLILKKLTNQKSRNGLLFEDLFDVATKSELVTTFMALLELIKEGTIRINQTEICGDILVFENQESVNQGEGHNE
- a CDS encoding GNAT family N-acetyltransferase → MLISYKNDYEKIMMGLLSFIPDLKDVSRLKSEIEWYEADEHRRLYLWRSEESADIIAVLGVEISDEMVLLRHISINPSYRKEGISYKMINELQQKAPDKKIIGTLETAPIIAKWEQQRSE
- the lysA gene encoding diaminopimelate decarboxylase, which gives rise to MNLTKLPGTMTINTEDHLTIGGIDTVLLADKYQTPLFVYDIALIRERCREFKETFERKQINAQVAYASKAFSCLAIYQLMAQEGMSLDVVSGGELYTAIQAGFPSKKIHFHGNNKTKTEMNAALDYQIGCFVVDNFNELTLLNQLASQKEHTVKILIRVTPGVEAHTHDYISTGQEDSKFGFDLMNGQAEQAVIEAMNLSNIELIGLHSHIGSQIFESDGFLMAIDKLLSKTIEWQKAFGFHLSVLNLGGGFGIRYTKEDQPLAIPELMVSIIDEVILKTTELGIPMPEIWLEPGRSLVGDAGTTLYETGSQKEVPNVRNYLAVDGGMSDNIRPALYDAKYTGILANRATEQPTATYSIAGKCCESGDMLIWDLPLPKVQEPNVLAVFSTGAYGYSMASNYNRIPRPAVVFVENNVDFLAIRRETYADVMQLDIPFPTE